One Nicotiana tomentosiformis chromosome 4, ASM39032v3, whole genome shotgun sequence genomic window carries:
- the LOC138910412 gene encoding uncharacterized protein, with translation MIVTCNETTQHKDSDSEEIEEEDVIPEEIIREVENFENKPKSNLDETEVVNLGDFEIVKETHISIHLSPSEKKEYTRFLREYEDIFAWSYDDMTGLSTSIVAHKLPTNPMCPPVKQKLRKFKPYMSLKTKVTKQIKAKVLRVVEYPT, from the coding sequence AtgattgtgacatgtaatgagacaacgcaacataaggatagtgactcggaagagatagaagaagaagatgtGATACCTGAGGAAATCATCAGAGAAGTtgagaattttgagaacaaacctAAGTCCAATCTGGACGAGACTGAGGTAGTCAACTTAGGAGATTTTGAAATTGTCAAAGAAACTCACATAAGCATTCActtgtcaccatcagagaagAAAGAGTACACTCGTTTCTTAAGAGAGTATgaagatatttttgcatggtcatatgatgatatgaccgggctgagcacgtccatagtggctcacaagctacctaccaatccgatgtgtccgccagtaaagcagaagctcagaaagttcaagccataTATGAGTTTGAAAACCAAAGTCACCAaacagatcaaagctaaggttctcagagtggttgaatatccaacttag